The Candidatus Margulisiibacteriota bacterium genome has a window encoding:
- a CDS encoding sodium-translocating pyrophosphatase — translation MSESNVVLPALRMLEMNLLWFVFGSAILAILYGIYLAWKVLDAPAGSKEMVEVAKAIQDGSSAYLARQFKVMGIFIALISIALFFIYLPVYAGNPTLPLGIAIAFLLGSIASAGAGYVGMSLAVRANVRVANAALTSFKKALEVAFQAGTVSGMFTVGFGLLGATVIFLIFRENAMKVLVGFGFGGCLVALFMRIGGGIYTKAADVGADLVGKVEQNIPEDDARNAAVIADNVGDNVGDCAGMAADVFESYEVTLVAAIILGAATLADKSFQLYYGAAASLMALKLIIYPLLVRAIGVFASIIGTWAVRGEDTEEIGDPMKPINFGFYVAAIASIIGFVTVNYFYLKDPKTGLPDWRFSLATLVGIILAISIEAMTNYFTHTEHRPVKETAHSANTGSATTILTGFGLGLESSFWAIVAIAATIFASMAIFGGNIALSAYGVALAGLGLLTTTGFILAMDTYGPIADNANGIFEMSGTYRGQGSRAEKIVSKLDAVGNTTKALTKGFAIATAVIAAIALFRSFVEEGGLIATGIQINSPDVFIGLLIGGSVPVLFSSFLIRAVSKAAITVVEEVRRQFREIPGIMQRKNKPEYDKCVDIVTLAAQRELVGPAILAVVSPIIVAFAFGTAALGGFLVGAILVGQIMAVLLSNSGAIWDNAKKVIEMGLHGGKGSEAHKASVIGDTVGDPFKDTAGPALNPLIKVMNLVAILVLPLTVQNLGFEIKTIIVTVGLLLILFAMWMNKSGSTFKA, via the coding sequence ATGTCTGAATCTAATGTTGTGCTTCCGGCCCTGCGTATGCTTGAAATGAATCTGCTCTGGTTTGTCTTCGGTTCCGCTATCCTGGCTATTTTATACGGGATCTATCTTGCCTGGAAGGTGCTTGACGCACCGGCCGGCTCCAAAGAAATGGTTGAGGTCGCCAAAGCGATCCAGGACGGCTCCAGCGCCTATCTGGCCCGCCAATTCAAGGTCATGGGGATTTTCATCGCCTTGATCAGTATCGCCCTTTTCTTTATTTATCTGCCGGTCTACGCCGGTAATCCGACCCTCCCGCTGGGGATCGCGATCGCCTTCCTGCTTGGTTCGATCGCTTCGGCCGGCGCCGGCTATGTCGGCATGAGCCTGGCGGTCCGGGCCAATGTCCGCGTCGCTAACGCCGCCCTCACCAGCTTCAAAAAAGCGCTGGAAGTCGCCTTCCAGGCCGGCACGGTTTCCGGCATGTTCACCGTCGGCTTTGGTCTGCTTGGCGCGACGGTGATCTTCCTGATCTTCCGCGAGAACGCGATGAAAGTCCTGGTTGGCTTCGGTTTTGGCGGATGTTTGGTCGCCTTATTCATGAGGATCGGCGGCGGGATCTACACCAAAGCGGCTGACGTCGGGGCCGATCTCGTCGGTAAAGTCGAACAGAATATCCCTGAAGACGACGCCCGCAACGCGGCGGTCATCGCCGACAACGTTGGCGACAATGTCGGAGACTGCGCCGGTATGGCGGCCGACGTTTTTGAAAGCTATGAGGTCACGCTTGTCGCGGCAATTATTCTCGGCGCAGCCACTCTGGCCGACAAGAGCTTTCAGCTCTACTACGGCGCCGCGGCTTCGCTGATGGCGCTCAAGCTGATCATTTATCCCTTGCTTGTCCGGGCGATCGGGGTTTTCGCCTCGATCATCGGGACCTGGGCAGTCCGCGGGGAAGATACCGAAGAGATCGGCGACCCGATGAAACCTATCAACTTCGGCTTCTATGTCGCGGCGATCGCTTCGATCATCGGCTTTGTGACCGTCAATTACTTCTATTTGAAAGATCCAAAGACCGGCCTCCCCGACTGGCGCTTCTCGCTGGCCACACTGGTCGGCATCATCCTGGCGATCTCCATTGAAGCCATGACCAATTACTTTACGCATACCGAACACCGGCCGGTCAAAGAGACCGCGCATTCGGCCAACACCGGGTCCGCGACCACGATCCTGACCGGTTTCGGCCTCGGGCTTGAATCATCCTTCTGGGCAATCGTCGCCATCGCCGCCACTATTTTCGCCTCCATGGCGATCTTTGGCGGAAATATCGCTTTATCGGCATACGGTGTCGCGCTGGCCGGCCTGGGACTTTTGACCACCACCGGTTTCATCCTGGCGATGGACACCTACGGCCCGATCGCCGATAACGCCAACGGCATTTTTGAGATGTCCGGCACCTATCGTGGACAGGGGAGCCGGGCCGAAAAGATCGTTTCCAAGCTTGACGCGGTCGGCAACACGACCAAAGCGCTGACCAAGGGTTTTGCCATCGCGACCGCGGTTATTGCCGCTATCGCCCTTTTCCGCTCCTTTGTGGAAGAAGGCGGTTTGATCGCGACCGGCATTCAGATCAATTCACCCGATGTTTTTATCGGTCTTTTGATCGGCGGCTCGGTCCCGGTCCTCTTCTCCTCGTTCCTGATCAGAGCGGTCAGTAAAGCCGCGATCACCGTCGTGGAAGAGGTCCGCCGTCAGTTCCGCGAGATCCCCGGCATTATGCAAAGAAAGAACAAACCGGAATACGATAAATGCGTTGATATCGTCACTCTTGCCGCGCAGAGAGAATTAGTCGGCCCGGCGATCCTGGCGGTCGTCTCTCCGATCATCGTCGCCTTTGCTTTCGGCACCGCGGCGTTAGGCGGTTTCCTGGTCGGGGCGATCCTGGTCGGCCAGATCATGGCAGTACTCCTCTCCAACTCCGGCGCGATCTGGGACAATGCTAAAAAAGTGATCGAAATGGGCTTGCATGGCGGCAAAGGGAGCGAAGCCCACAAAGCTTCCGTCATTGGCGATACCGTCGGCGATCCGTTCAAAGACACCGCCGGTCCGGCTCTCAATCCATTGATCAAGGTGATGAACCTGGTTGCGATCCTGGTCCTGCCGCTCACCGTGCAGAACCTGGGCTTTGAGATCAAGACAATCATCGTTACCGTCGGCCTGCTGCTGATCCTGTTCGCGATGTGGATGAACAAAAGCGGCAGTACGTTCAAAGCATAA
- the trxB gene encoding thioredoxin-disulfide reductase, which yields MIIKTQPKPQQAIIIEEDKAYDAIIVGGGPAGLTAALYALRSKLNVLLVEKMILGGLATTTFKIDNYPGFPDGISGQELGQRLESQVKKLSPQIVWGKAVQVKNGKRNREVIIDGKSYFGKSVIIATGSDPAKLGIPGEEAFTGRGVSYCAVCDGAFYQDKSVVVVGGGNSAVEEALFLTRYASKVTIVHRRDKLRADRIVAEKAQSHPKIYFHWNSTVQEIVGDKVVNGIVILDLLSKKKLTVPANGVFVYIGYHPNIDAVKGVVKLDERGFIITDENMKTSALGIFAAGDVRAKLLRQVVTAAADGAIAATSAREFIEKGK from the coding sequence ATGATAATTAAAACCCAACCCAAACCGCAACAGGCGATCATAATTGAAGAAGATAAAGCGTACGACGCAATAATTGTCGGCGGCGGACCGGCCGGACTGACGGCGGCCCTATACGCTCTCCGCTCTAAACTAAATGTCCTGCTGGTGGAAAAAATGATCCTGGGGGGACTGGCGACCACGACCTTCAAGATCGACAACTATCCCGGATTCCCGGACGGGATCTCCGGCCAGGAGCTTGGCCAGCGCCTGGAAAGCCAGGTCAAAAAGCTATCTCCACAGATCGTCTGGGGAAAAGCGGTCCAGGTCAAGAACGGCAAGCGGAACCGGGAAGTCATTATTGACGGTAAAAGCTATTTCGGCAAATCGGTGATCATCGCGACCGGCTCGGACCCGGCCAAACTCGGCATTCCGGGAGAAGAGGCCTTTACCGGACGGGGAGTCTCCTATTGCGCGGTTTGCGACGGTGCTTTTTACCAGGACAAATCGGTCGTTGTGGTCGGCGGCGGCAATTCCGCCGTAGAAGAAGCCCTTTTCCTGACGCGATACGCCAGCAAGGTAACGATCGTCCATCGCCGCGACAAACTCCGGGCCGACCGGATAGTCGCCGAAAAAGCGCAAAGCCATCCCAAGATCTATTTTCATTGGAATTCAACCGTGCAAGAGATCGTCGGAGACAAGGTCGTCAATGGGATCGTCATTCTGGACCTGCTTTCAAAGAAAAAACTGACCGTGCCGGCCAACGGGGTCTTTGTTTACATCGGTTACCATCCCAACATTGATGCGGTCAAAGGGGTGGTCAAGCTTGACGAGCGCGGCTTTATCATTACTGATGAAAACATGAAAACCTCCGCACTGGGGATCTTTGCCGCCGGCGACGTCAGAGCAAAACTTCTTCGCCAGGTTGTCACCGCCGCTGCGGATGGGGCAATTGCAGCCACTTCAGCCAGAGAATTCATCGAAAAAGGGAAATAA
- a CDS encoding tetratricopeptide repeat protein translates to MSLKTLGLFLLAAYCLLLTALPSIAWRITPELQKELNTKQEAVRANPNDPGTRFDLAITMAYTNNLQDGWNNLKKTVELDPGFKKKGLELYEKKVTEDPGDWRLRFRLAFAYYFNERKREAIRELDNVIKIDPYNVWAYGYLALIYGELGETETAMAATKKGLAIDSNVAALHLLLGEGYNRKGDKWKGFLETMEAVRLRALGY, encoded by the coding sequence ATGAGTTTAAAAACACTTGGTTTGTTTTTGCTTGCCGCTTACTGCTTACTACTTACGGCTTTGCCGTCAATCGCCTGGCGGATCACCCCAGAGCTCCAAAAAGAATTAAACACCAAGCAAGAAGCGGTCCGGGCCAATCCTAACGATCCAGGCACCCGTTTTGACCTGGCAATTACCATGGCCTACACCAACAACCTGCAAGACGGCTGGAACAACCTCAAAAAAACCGTGGAGCTTGACCCTGGCTTCAAGAAAAAAGGATTGGAACTATACGAGAAAAAAGTGACCGAGGACCCAGGCGACTGGCGGCTCCGCTTCCGCCTCGCCTTTGCCTATTATTTCAACGAACGTAAAAGGGAAGCGATCAGGGAACTGGACAATGTCATCAAGATCGACCCATATAACGTCTGGGCCTACGGCTATCTCGCCCTGATCTACGGCGAGCTTGGCGAGACCGAGACCGCCATGGCCGCGACCAAGAAGGGCCTGGCGATCGACAGCAACGTTGCCGCCCTCCATCTTCTGCTCGGCGAAGGGTACAACCGCAAAGGGGACAAATGGAAAGGGTTTCTGGAAACAATGGAAGCGGTTAGGCTACGCGCCCTGGGTTACTAA
- the rfaE1 gene encoding D-glycero-beta-D-manno-heptose-7-phosphate kinase, producing the protein MDNLKKYIPGFTGKKILIVGDLMLDEHIWSSVSRISPEAPVPIADVKKTTHVPGGCGNVAANIAALGATPYLVGLIGRDSSGEKLLNALKKIGISTNYIISDDIRPTILKSRIIAASQHVVRVDREDKSILSPLLTQQIIKRLKELIPRVDAVIISDYEKGLVTKTICQAAIKFARANKKAVAVDPKGADYAKYAGVTIITPNLREATVASGIDIKDDATLLAAGKAIIKKAKSRFALITRGRDGMTLFDNKDAKTFPAVPREVFDITGAGDAVIATIALTLAAGASMKEATLLSNFAGSVVVGKIGTAPCFREELEEALAGHEPITRKIKSRQEIAPIARNLKNEGLKVVFTNGCFDLLHLGHVRYLREAKKLGDVLIVGVNSDKSVAALKGPSRPYVSEMERAEILASLECVDYVIIFSDLRPDNLIKAVSPNVHVKGGDYKINDLPEKKIVESLGGKVVVIPPIKGRSTTNIVAKILGGKK; encoded by the coding sequence GTGGATAATCTAAAAAAATATATCCCTGGTTTTACCGGCAAAAAGATCCTGATCGTCGGCGACTTGATGCTTGACGAACATATTTGGAGCTCTGTCTCCCGGATCTCTCCCGAAGCGCCGGTCCCCATTGCCGATGTCAAGAAAACGACCCACGTTCCGGGGGGATGCGGCAACGTCGCCGCCAATATTGCCGCGCTGGGGGCAACACCCTACCTGGTCGGGCTGATCGGCCGGGATAGTTCCGGAGAAAAACTGCTTAACGCGCTAAAGAAGATCGGGATCTCTACCAATTACATTATTTCTGACGATATCAGGCCAACAATTTTAAAATCGCGGATCATTGCCGCTTCGCAACATGTTGTCCGGGTCGACCGGGAAGATAAATCGATCCTCTCCCCCCTCCTGACCCAGCAGATCATCAAACGGCTAAAAGAATTGATCCCCCGCGTTGACGCGGTTATCATTTCTGATTATGAAAAAGGGCTGGTTACCAAGACGATCTGCCAGGCCGCCATTAAATTTGCCCGCGCCAACAAAAAAGCGGTCGCAGTTGATCCGAAAGGAGCCGATTACGCCAAATATGCCGGAGTGACGATCATTACCCCCAACCTTCGGGAAGCGACCGTCGCCTCCGGGATCGATATTAAAGATGACGCCACCCTGCTTGCCGCCGGAAAAGCGATCATAAAAAAAGCCAAAAGCCGTTTTGCCCTGATCACTCGGGGACGCGACGGCATGACCCTGTTTGACAACAAAGATGCCAAAACCTTTCCAGCTGTACCACGTGAGGTTTTTGACATTACCGGAGCGGGAGACGCGGTTATTGCCACTATCGCCCTGACCCTGGCCGCCGGAGCCTCCATGAAAGAAGCGACCTTGCTGTCCAACTTTGCCGGCTCGGTAGTGGTCGGCAAGATCGGGACCGCCCCCTGTTTCAGGGAAGAGCTCGAAGAAGCCCTGGCCGGACACGAGCCGATCACCAGAAAGATCAAATCCCGCCAGGAGATCGCCCCGATCGCCCGGAACCTCAAAAACGAAGGGCTGAAAGTGGTCTTCACCAACGGCTGCTTCGACCTTCTCCATCTCGGCCATGTCCGCTACCTGCGGGAAGCCAAAAAACTGGGAGACGTCCTGATCGTAGGGGTCAACAGCGACAAATCAGTCGCCGCGCTCAAAGGACCGAGCCGCCCGTATGTTTCGGAAATGGAGCGGGCGGAGATCCTCGCCTCTCTGGAATGCGTCGATTACGTTATCATATTCAGCGATCTGCGTCCGGATAACCTGATCAAAGCGGTCTCCCCCAACGTTCACGTCAAGGGGGGGGATTACAAGATCAACGATCTTCCCGAAAAAAAGATCGTGGAGTCGCTGGGCGGAAAAGTCGTCGTTATCCCCCCGATCAAGGGGCGCTCAACCACCAACATTGTCGCTAAAATCCTGGGAGGTAAAAAATGA
- the gmhB gene encoding D-glycero-beta-D-manno-heptose 1,7-bisphosphate 7-phosphatase encodes MEKQKRAVFLDRDGTIIKDVHYLSNPKEIEFLPGAIDGIKRLNEAGFLVMVISNQSGVARGLLSEDMLQTIDKTMHKLLLAQGAHLDASYYCPHHPDHGVYPYNDECECRKPSPGMLIRAAKENQVNLDRSFMIGDKVSDIEAGQGAGTKTILVLTGVGTESRSKLKQPANHIAKDLTEAAAWIVDQ; translated from the coding sequence ATGGAAAAGCAAAAACGAGCGGTCTTCCTGGATCGCGACGGAACCATCATCAAAGATGTTCATTACCTCAGCAATCCGAAAGAGATCGAATTTCTCCCGGGAGCGATCGACGGGATCAAGCGGTTGAATGAAGCCGGCTTTCTGGTCATGGTGATCAGCAACCAATCCGGGGTCGCCCGGGGACTCCTCTCCGAAGATATGCTCCAGACAATTGACAAAACAATGCATAAGCTCTTGCTGGCCCAGGGAGCGCATCTTGACGCATCCTATTACTGCCCTCATCATCCCGACCATGGGGTGTATCCATATAATGATGAATGCGAATGCCGCAAACCATCCCCAGGCATGCTTATTAGGGCAGCCAAAGAAAACCAGGTCAACCTTGACCGTTCTTTCATGATCGGTGACAAAGTGAGCGACATTGAGGCGGGCCAGGGAGCCGGCACCAAAACTATTCTGGTCCTGACCGGAGTCGGCACGGAATCCAGATCCAAATTAAAACAACCGGCTAACCACATTGCCAAAGATCTGACCGAAGCGGCGGCTTGGATAGTCGACCAGTAA
- the recR gene encoding recombination mediator RecR: MYAATLANMINELQKLPGIGPKSAQRIAFHLLGSTEKGIADLLASIRLAKESIRHCSVCYNITDIDPCKLCSDTSRDNSVLCVVGEPKDLVAIERSGVYNGKYHVLGGVISPLDGIDPESLRIKELLTRLGKEGIKEIVLAVNSTTEGEATIIYLTRLIKPLGIKLTRIAYGLPVGADMDYADPATLYKALEGRREVVS, from the coding sequence ATGTATGCCGCCACGCTGGCCAACATGATCAATGAACTGCAGAAATTGCCGGGGATCGGGCCGAAATCGGCCCAGAGGATCGCCTTTCATCTGTTAGGAAGCACCGAAAAGGGGATCGCTGATCTGTTGGCTTCCATTCGCCTGGCGAAAGAAAGTATTCGCCATTGCTCGGTCTGTTACAACATAACTGATATTGATCCCTGCAAACTCTGCTCCGATACCAGCCGGGACAATTCCGTTCTTTGCGTGGTCGGAGAACCAAAAGACCTGGTAGCGATCGAACGTTCTGGTGTGTATAATGGCAAATACCATGTTTTGGGGGGAGTGATCTCTCCTCTGGATGGGATCGACCCGGAAAGCCTGAGGATCAAAGAATTGCTTACCCGTCTTGGCAAGGAAGGGATCAAAGAGATCGTCCTGGCGGTCAATTCGACGACCGAAGGGGAGGCAACCATTATATATCTGACCAGGCTGATCAAGCCATTGGGGATCAAGCTGACCAGGATCGCGTATGGTCTTCCGGTTGGAGCGGACATGGATTATGCTGATCCGGCGACTCTTTATAAGGCCCTGGAAGGGCGAAGAGAGGTTGTTTCATGA